In Deinococcus maricopensis DSM 21211, the sequence ACCGAAGCAGTGTAGAACAACGCGCCCGGGAAAGAAAGGACGCACCTCACCAGCCGCCAGCCCGAGGCCCTCCCCTGCAAGGGCCATACGACCACAACGCCAGCATGGCCTTCATTCACAGGACGGGGACTTTTCCACACGTCCCTGTGGACATTCCCGGAGTTATCCACAGGCTGCGGGAACGCTGTATGATTCGCGGAGCACAGTCCCGAGGAGGTGCCGTATCTCGCAGGAAATCTGGGCGGACGTGCTGCGTTACGTCCGCAATAACATCTCCGAAGTGGAGTACCACACATGGTTCGCGCCGGTGAAACCGCTCGGCGTACAGCAGGGCTCCCTGGTCCTCGGCGTGCGCAACTCCTTCGCGCAGGAGTGGTTCCGCAAACACTACCTGGAACTGCTCGAAGACGCCCTGCGCAGTCTGGGAGCGCAGAGCCCCCAGGTGAGCTTCCAGGTGCTGCCGGCCGTGCAGGACGCCATGATGCTGCCCGTCAACGAACCTGAAGTGTCCCCGCCGCCCAGGACGCGGGCGCTGCCGGGGCCAGCGCCGCTGCCCGTGGGCAGCGGGGAGAACCGCAAGAGCCTGAACCCGAAGTACACCTTCGAGAACTTCGTGGTCGGCCCGAACAACAACCTCGCGCACGCGGCCGCGCTGGCCGTCGCGGAGAGTCCTGGTCGGGCGTACAACCCGCTGTTCATCTACGGGGACGTCGGCCTGGGCAAAACCCACCTGATGCACGCCGTCGGGCATTACATTGCGGAACGTTACCCGGACAAGCGCATCGAGTACCTGTCCACCGAAAGCTTCACGAACGAACTGATCAACGCCATCCGCGACGACAAGATGACGCAGTTCCGCAACAAGTACCGCTCCGTGGACCTGCTGCTGGTGGACGACATCCAGTTCCTGGCGGGCAAGGAACGCACGCAGGAGGAGTTCTTCCACACCTTCAATGCGCTGTACGAGAACCACAAGCAGATCATCCTCAGCTCGGACCGCCCGCCGAAGGACATCCAGACGCTGGAGGGGCGGCTGCGCAGTCGCTTTGAGTGGGGCCTGATCACGGACATCCAGTCACCGGAGTTCGAGACGCGCGTGGCGATCCTGAAAATGAACGCCGAGCACCGCCATATCGACATTCCGCAGGACGTGCTGGAGCAGGTCGCGCGGCAGGTCACCAGCAACATCCGTGAACTGGAGGGCGCCCTGATGCGCGTCGTGGCGTTCTCCAGCCTGAACAACGTGCCCTTCTCGCGCGCCGTGGCCGCTAAGGCCCTGAGTGACGTGTTCGCCTCGCAGGAGGTGAACGTCGAGATGAAGGACGTGCTGCGCGTCGTCGGTGAGCGTTTTGGCGTGAGCACCGACATCCTTAAGGGGGCCGGGCGCGCTCGGGACGTGGTGGTGCCGCGTCAGGTGGCCATGTACCTGATTCGGGAGCTGACGAGCCACTCGCTGCCGGAAATCGGGCAGTTTTTTGGGCGGGACCACTCGACGGTGCTGCACTCCATTCAGAAGGTGACCGAGGCCGTCGGGAAGGATGCCGACCTGACAGCGCACATTGACGCCTTGCGGCAGATTCTGCAGGGTGGCGACCCTCTGGGCGGTGGCCTGTGAACAAACCCATGATCGCTTGTGAAAAGACTTCACTTTCTGTGGAAAAAGCTGTGGATAACCCTGTGGAAAAGCTGTGGATAACCCTGTGGAAAAGTAGGGTGCCCTGACCCCTGTGGATAACTGGGGATGTTTTCCACAGGTTATCCACAGGCAACCCGGAGTTATCCACAGAATTATCCACAGGTAAAACGCTGTCCTGGACAACTTGAAACCCAGTTATCCACAGTTTCCACAGCCCTTACTATTACTACTACTATTCTTTTAGATAAAGAGAAAGAGGTAAAAGATATGCGCGCCCAGGTGAGCAAGAAAGCCCTGAACGAAGGGGTGGGGATGCTCGAACGCATCATCCCCGCACGCAACAGCAACCCCCTCCTCACCGCCCTCAAAGTGGACGCCACCGAACGTGGCCTCACCCTCAGCGGCACCAACCTCGAAATCGACCTGAGCTGCTTTGTCGCCGCCGAAGTGAACGAACAGGCCGCTTTCGTCGTGCCCGCGCACCTGTTCGCCCAGATCGTCCGCAACCTCGGCGGTGAACTGGTCGAACTGGAACACAGCGGCAACGAACTCGCCGTCCGCGCGGGCGGCTCCGAATTCAAACTGCAGACCGGCGACCTCAGCGCCTACCCGCCGCTCAGCTTCCCCGACCACGTGGACACCACCCTTGACGCGGCAGAACTGGCCAAGGCCCTCTCCAGCGTCCGCTACGCGGCCAGCAACGAAGCCTTCCAGGCGGTGTTCCGGGGGATCAAGCTCGAATACCGCGGCGGACAGGCGCGCGTGATCGCCTCCGACGGCTTCCGTCTGGCCCTGCGGGACTTCGCTGCGCACGGGGATGGCCAGAACCTGATCCTGCCCGCCCGCAGCGCCGACGAACTCGTGCGCGTGCTGCGGGACGGCGAGGTGCGCCTCGCGTACGGCGAAGGGGCGCTCGGCGTTACCACCGACCGCGTCCGCATGAATGTGAAGCTGATGGACGGGGACTTCCCCGACTACGAGCGCGTGATTCCCCGCGACATCAAGCTGCAGGTGCGCCTGCAGGCCGCGGCGCTCAAGGAGGCCGTGTCGCGCGTGGCAGTCCTGGCCGACAAGAATGCCAACAATCGCGTGGAGTTCCTGGTGTCTGAGGGAACGCTGCGGCTGGCGACCGAAGGGGACTACGGCCGCGCGCAGGACACCCTGACGGTCGAGCAGGCCGGGGACGAGCCGGCCATGAGCCTGGGCTTCAACGCGAAGTACGTGCTGGACGCCCTGGGCCCCATTGATGGTGCCGCTGAGCTGCTGTTCAGCGGGTCCACCAGCCCGGCGATGTTCCGTGCGGTGGAGGGCGGCGGGTACCTCGCGGTGGTCGTGCCGCTGCGCGTCTGAGGTCCGCCTGGGGAGAGCCCCCACGCTCTCCCCGGCCCTGACGCCCTGATCCCTGAACTCGGTGTAGGGTACGGGGCAGAGCCGTACGCCCCGCGAGCGGCATATAGTGTCTTGCGTACACCTCTGCGGAGGTTGGAGGAACCCATGAAGATTGAGAACATCATCGCCCGTGAAGTGCTCGACTCCCGAGGCAACCCCACCGTCGAAGCGGAAGTCACGCTGGAAAGCGGCTTTGTGGGCCGCGCCATCGTGCCCAGCGGCGCCAGCACCGGCACCCACGAGGCGCTGGAACTGCGTGACGGCGGCGAACGCTACCTCGGCAAAGGCGTCCTGAAGGCCGTCGAGAACGTCAACACCGAAATTGCCCCGGAGCTGATCGGCATGGACGCCAGCAGCCAGGTCGCCATTGACCGCGCCATGCTGGCCCTCGACGGCACCCCCAACAAGGCGCGCCTCGGCGGCAACGCCATGCTGGCGGTCAGCATGGCCACCGCCCGCGCCGCGAGCGAAGGCCTCGGCGTGCCGCTGTACCGCTACCTCGGCGGCAACAACGCCAAAACCCTCCCGCTCCCCATGATGAACCTCATCAACGGGGGCGCCCACGCCGACAACAGCGTCGACTTCCAGGAATTCATGGTCATGCCCGTGGGCGCACCCAGCTTCCGCGAAGCGCTCCGCTACGGCGCCGAAACCTTCCACCAGCTCAAGAAGGTCCTCAGCGCCCGCGGGTACAACACCAACGTCGGCGACGAGGGCGGCTTCGCGCCGGACCTCGGCAGCAACGAGGAAGCCCTCGAGGTGCTGCTCGAAGCCATCGAGAAAGCCGGGTACGAGCCCGGCAAGGACATCGCCATCGCGCTCGACCCGGCCACCAGCGAGCTGTACAAGGACGGTCAGTACCACCTCGAAGGCGAAGGCCGCGTGCTCAGCAGCGAGGAAATGGTGGACTTCTGGGCCGACTGGGCCAGCCGCTACCCCATCGTCAGCATCGAGGACGGCCTGCACGAGGACGACTGGGCCGGCTGGAAGCTGCTCACGGACACCATCGGTGAACGCGTGCAGCTCGTCGGCGACGACCTGTTCGTCACGAACCCCGAGCGTCTGGGCCGCGGCCTGCGCGAAGGCGTCGCGAACAGCATCCTCGTGAAGGTCAACCAGATCGGCACGCTCACCGAGGCGATGGACGCCATCGAACTTGCCAAGCGCCACCGCTACACCACCGTCATCAGCCACCGCAGCGGCGAAAGCGAAGACGCGTTCATCGCGGACCTCGCGGTCGCCACGAACGCCGGCCAGATCAAAACGGGCAGCGCCAGCCGCTCCGACCGCATCGCGAAGTACAACCAGCTGCTGCGCATCGAACACCAGCTCGGCGACGCCGCCGTGTTCCTGGGCCGCGCCGCGCTGCTGCGCTAAAGCACCTGAGCGGGCGGGCTGCGGCCCGCCCGCTCACCTGAGTGGAAGGCGTTCCAAGACGCCCCACGGAAACGAGCACACATGAAGCACTTTGATCGCGCCACCAAGATCGTCGCGACGATCGGCCCGGCCAGCCGCAACCCGGAAACCCTGGAGCGCATGATTGACGCGGGCCTGAACGTCGTCCGCATGAACTTCAGCCACGGCGACCAGGAAGACCACCGCCAGACGTACGACATGGTCCGCGCCCTCGCCAAGAAAAAAGGCGTGAGTATCGGCATCCTGCAGGACCTGCAGGGGCCTAAGATCCGCGTGGGCCGCTTCAAGGACGGCCCGGTCACGCTGAGCGCTGGCCAGCCGTTCATCATCACCATGGACGACGTGGAAGGCACCGCCGAGCGCGTCAGCAGCACTTACAAGGGCCTCGCGCTCGACGTGCGCCCCGGCATGGCACTGCTGCTCGACGACGGCAACATGGCCCTTGAAGTCACTAAGGTGCAGGGCCACGACGTGCACACCGTCGTGACGGTCGGCGGCGTCCTGAAGAACAACAAGGGCATCAACGTCCCCGAAGCGGACCTGACGGTCCCCGCGCTCAGCGACAAGGACGTCGAGGACCTGACCTTCGGCGCGGAGCTCGGCGTGGACTGGGTGGCGCTCAGCTTCGTGCGCAGCCGCGACGACCTGCTGCTCGCCCGCCACTACCTCGCGCGCGCTGGCAGCCGCGCGAAACTGATGGCGAAAATCGAGAAGCCGCAGGCCGTGGAACGCTTCGACGACATCCTCAAGGAGTGCGACGGCGTGATGGTCGCGCGCGGCGACCTGGGCGTCGAGATGCGCCCGGAACAGGTGCCGATCATCCAGAAACGCCTGATCCGCGCGTGCCGCGAAGCTGGCAAGCCGGTCATCACGGCCACGCAGATGCTCGAGAGCATGATCAACCTGCCGCGTCCCACCCGCGCGGAAGCGTCCGACGTGGCGAACGCCATTTTCGACGGCACTGACGCCGTGATGCTCAGCGCCGAGAGCGCCGCCGGCCTGTACCCGGTCGAAGCCGTCAGCATGATGGACCACATCGCCCGCGAAGCGGAAGCCAGCGCCGAGTACAAGATCATGCAGGCCCAGGAGATCGACACGACGCTCGCGCAAGACGCCATCGCGCAGGCTGCGTGCAACATCGGTGAGCGTATGGACCTCGCGGCCATCGTGACGTTCACGAAGACCGGCGGGGCCGCCACGCGCGTCGCGAAGAACCGCCCGAAGCTGCCGATTCTGGCGCTCACGCCCAACGAGCAGACGCGCAGTCAGCTGGCGCTCTCGTGGGGCATCGTGCCGATCCTCAGCGAGGACCCGCACGACACCGACGACATGGTGCGCATCGCGAACAACACCCTGCGCGACAGCCGCCTCGCCGCGGTCGGCGAGCGGTACGTCATCACGGCGGGCGTGCCGTTTGGCGTGGCGGGCAGCACGAACATGCTGCGCGTCGAGAAACTTCGGCAGTAAGCGTACGGCGCTGAAGCCGGGATTCCGGCCGTGAATTTTCAGCAGGGTACTTGAGGGGTTTATCCACAATGCCTGTGGATAAACCCCCTGTGCCTGTGGATAAACACCGTCAGCACGAGCAAAAGCGGGCCTTTTTATCATAAAAAGGCCCGCTTTCTTTATGAAGTCTTAAGTTGCCGGGAGCAGGCGCACGAACTTGTCTTTTCCCTTCTGCAGCACCAGCCCTTCGGCCGGAATGGTGACTGCCGTCTGAGGGTCCGTGGCCGCCTCGCCATTGACCTTCAGCCCGCGGTTCTGGATCAGTTTGCGGGCCGCGCCGTTGCTCGGTTCCAGCCCGGCGAGCGCCACCAACCGGAACAGGCCCACCACGCCGTCCGCGTTCAGCTCCTCGGTCGGCACCGTCACCGAGGGGATGTTCTCGGGAATGCCGCCCTTCGCCACGGCCTTGTAGCGCTCCTCGGCGGCGTCCAGGTCAGCCTCCGGGTGCAGCCACGCCGTCACGGCGCGCGCCAGTTCCCGGTGCGCCGTGACCGGGTGTCCGGCGAGCAGCTCCTCAATGCGCGCTTCCGACAGGTCCGTGAGCAGCGTGAAGTAGTTGAGCAGCAGTGTGTCCGGCACCTTCATCAGCTTCGCGAACATCTCGTGCGCCTCGTCCGTCAGGCCGATGTAGTTGTCGAGGCTCTTGGACATCTTCTCCACGCCGTCCAGGCCGACCAGCAGCGGCAGCGTCATCACGACCTGCGCCGCCTGCCCGTAGTCGCGCTGCAGCGCGCGCCCCACCAGGTTGTTGAACAGCTGGTCCGTGCCGCCCAACTCCACGTCCGCCTCCAGCGCCACGCTGTCGTACCCCTGCGTGAGCGGGTACAGCAGTTCGTGCATCTGCACGGGCGTGCCCGCCGCGAGGCGCTTGGTGAAGTCGTCGCGCTCCAGGATGCGCGCCACCGTGTACTTGCTGGCGAGGCGGATGATGTCGGCGTACCCCATCGGCTCCAGCCACTCGCCGTTGAAGCGGACCTCTAGCACCTCCGGGTCCGAGCGCAGCACCAGCTTGCACTGCTCCAGGTAGCTCACGGCGTTCGCGCGGGTCTCTTCCAGCGTGAGCGGCGGGCGCGTCTTGCTCTTGCCGCTCGGGTCGCCGATCATCGCCGTGAAGTCGCCGATCAGCATGATCACCTTGTGCCCGAGGTCCTGGAACTGCCGCATCTTGCGCAGGATCACGGCGTGCCCGAGGTGCAGGTCCGGGCGGGTCGGGTCCGCGCCGAGCTTCACGCGCAGGGGCGTGCCGCGCTCCAGCTTCGTTTTCAGGTCCTCCTCGGTCACGAGGTCCACCACGCCACGCTTGAGGACCGCGAGCTGTTCCAGTACGGGGACGTTGCGTCTGATGTCGGTCATTGAGTCACTCCAATCAAAAAAAGGCGCGTGCCGATGCTGGCACGCCGCTGAGGGTGGACGTTGGAGGCGCGTGAACGCTTACCCCACCCGCGAGCGGCGAGGGGAATACGCGTACAGCGTGCGCTTCATGCCCCGCATTCTAGGGGGCGCGCGCCGCGCCGCGCTACCCGGGCGTCTGCACGACCGGCGCGTGCGCTAGCCTGAGCGCATGCTGACCATGCAGGAACTGCGCGCGCACCTGCCCCGCGCGGGCGTCGTGGAGTGGCTCGGCGTGCGCAGCGCCCGCCGCGCGCCGGTCCTGAGCGTCCCGGAGGTGGAGGTGCACCCCCTCGTGGGCCTGATCGGCGACCATGGAAAGGTCGCGCCGGCGCGCCTGCGGGCCCTCACGGGTGAGCCCGGCGAGGCCCCGCAGGCCGGGGCCGCCACGCCCATTCCTGGTGGTCCGGGCAAGCGGCAGGTGACGCTCATTCAGGCGGAGCACCTGCCGGTCATCGCGGCGCTCGCCGGGCTGGAGGAGGTCACGCCGGAGCTGCTGCGCCGCAACATCGTCGTGCGCGGCCTGCCGCTGCTGGCCCTCAAGGACCGCCGCTTCCGCCTCGGGGACGTGGTGCTGGAGGGAACAGGGGAGTGCCACCCGTGCTCTCGCATGGAGGAGAACCTCGGCCCCGGAGGGTACAACGCCGTGCGCGGCCACGGTGGCCTGACGGCGCGCGTCATCGTGGGCGGCACCCTGCGGGTGGGGGACGTGGTGGAGGCCCTGCCGCTCCACCCCGTATCCTGAAGCGCGTGAGCGCCCCCGACCCCCACCCGCCCCGCCGCCCTGCCCTGCCCGGCTGGGGCCGCGCGCTCGGCTTCTCGCTGCTCATCGTCGAACTGGGCGTGCTGAGCAGCTTCGCGTTCGCGCTGGTGCTGTTCATCGCGGGGGTCGCGCAGACCGTCACGACGCTGCGCGGCGCCCTGCGTCACCTGGGGGACGCGGACGCGACCGAGCATCTGCTGGTCGCGGCGGTGCAGCAGGCGGACACGTTGTTGGTCGCCACGGCCCTGCTGATCATCAGCCTGGGCCTGCAGATGCTGTTCGTGGGGCGCATCGAGCGGGTGCCGGCGTGGCTGCACATCCGCACCTTCGATGACCTGAAAGCCAAGCTGCTCGGCATCGTGGTGGTCGCCCTGGTGGTGAAGTTCTTCAGCGTGGCGGTGGAATGGGACGGCGGCAGCGGCGTCCTCGCGTACGGCGCGGCGATCGCCGTGGTGATCCTCGCGGCCGCGGCGTACAGCGGGATGCTGGGCCGCGCCGCCCACCCCACCCCACCCGACCACGCCCGTGACGATGACGCTTGACGCACGCCTGGAGGCAGCCGCGCAGTTCATCCGCGCGGCTGTGCACGCGGACATCGGCAGTGACCACGCCGCGCTGCCGGTGGCCCTGCTGACGAGCGGCCGGGTGGAACGCGCCGTGATCGTGGAGAAGACCGAGGGGCCGCTGCGCAACGCGCGCGCAGCCGTGGCCCGCGCGGGCCTCACGGACCGCTGCGAGGTCCGTGAGGGGGACGGACTCGCGCCCCTCACGCCCGGCGAGGTGGAGAGCGCCAGCATGACCGGCATGGGGGTGCGCACCATGCTGGGCGTGCTGGCGCGTGCGGGGGACCGCCTGCCGCCCGCGCTGGTGCTGCAGCCGAATGACGACGCGGCGCCGCTGCGGGCCTGGGCGCGCGCCCAGGCGTACCACCTGCGCGGTGAGGCGCTCGCGCCGGGCTTTTGGACGTACCCGGTGCTGCACCTGCGGCGTGCGGAGGGGCCGGACCCGGCGTACGAGGGCGTGCCGGGTGCCCTCGCGGAGCGGTTCGGGCCGCACCTGCTGCGCGCCCGCGACCCGCAACTGCTGGCGGTGCTGGAGCGGCAGCGCGCCCGCCTCGCGCCACTCACCGCGCATGCCCGCGCGGACGTCCTGCGGCACCTGAGCGACGTGCAGAGCGCCCTGGCCTGGATGCACACCTGAACCCGCCGCATACCCTTGACGACGGCTGCATACCGGGGTATCCTGTTTTTATCACCGCCGATCAAGGCGGCTTTTTTATGGCTGGTTGTGGCGCGGGGCTGCGTTGGCACCAGCGGGGTCGCCGGATGGCCCCCCGTGGGTCTGTGAAAGCACAGCAGGATCGGGGCCTTCATCTGAACTTCACCTGACCGAGCGTGTTGATGATGGGTCCATGTTGAACTTTTCACACGCGGCCACCCGCCGCGCGGCCCCGTACGCCCTCCTGACCGGTGCGCTGCTGCTGTCCGCGTGCGGGCAGCAGGCCCCCGCCCCCACGACGGGCTCCACCACCACCAGCGTGCGCCTGCTCTCCATCCCCACCCAGGTGAAGCTCGTGACGCTGGACGTCACCGGCAAGGACAGCAGCACCCAGAATGACTCCCGCACCTACACCGCCACGCTGGAGGGTGGTGTGGCGTCCATCAACCTCAGCAACGTTGCCAAGGGCGCCTACACCCTCGTCGCGCGCGGCTACGACGACGCCGACCGGCAGGTCACGCTCTACAAAACCACTGTGGACGTGAACCTCAAGGACGCCACCCCCGTCGTGCTCCGCATGAACCGCGTAACGAGCGCCATCACCGTGAACGCCCTCGGGCTCAGCAGCAAGAGCGACGTCGTCATCGCCCGGGTCGGCGGCCTCGAAGCGCGCCTGAACGTGCAGGGCACCACCGCGACCGGCACCGTGCAGGGCGTGCCCAGCGGCCGCGACCTGAGCGTCCTCGTGCAGGGCCTCGACCAGAGTGGTGCGGTGCAGCAGCAGGGGAATGCCACCACCATACTGTCCGAAAGTGACGTCACCACCAGCGTGACCCTCAAGGACGTCGCCGCACCCGCCCCCACCATCACAGCCGTCACCGCGCCCGAAAGCGTCAAGAAGAACGACCCCTTCAGCGTGCGCGTGCAGGCGCAGGGCGACGGCCTGGCGGGCGCGCGCGTGGAATGGGGCGACGGCAGCAGCGACACCTACCCGCTCACCGGCAGCGTCCTGGACGCCACCTACACGCACGTGTTCAGCGCGCCCGGCGCCCGCAACGTCAGCGTCACCGTCACGAACGCCAGCGGCACGTCCGGCCGCGCCGTCCGCACCGTGAACGTCATCGACACGACCGACACGCCCGTCAGCATCGACCTCGGCGCGGACATCACGCCCGCCACCCTCGAAGTGACCGGCGTGCCCGCCGGCGCGCAGCGCGTGAACGCCACCGTGACCGCCCCGGTCGGCGCGCAGGCGCTGCGCCGCCAGGACCTCAAGCGCGGGTACACCCTCGAACTGATCCCGCGCGCGAACGGCACGTGGAGCGCCACGCTCGGCCTGCCCGCCGGGTTCACGTACGGCGTCACGTACCGCGCCATCAGCGCCGACGGCACTGGCACCGACGGGAGCACGCAGAGCGTCACGCCCACGCTGGGCCAACCGAACGTTTTCAGCGCGCCGTTCACGGCGAGCGGCAGCGTCAGTTGCCCCGCGCCCGGCGGGACCCTCACCACCATCGGCGCGGTGCAGGGCAGCGGCGCGACCAGCCCGCTCGTCGGCCAGGGCGTCACCGTGCGCGGCATCGTCACGCTTGACGCGCAGAGCGGCCTGCGCGGCTTCTACCTGCAGGACCTCATGCCCGACGCGAATCCCGACACCAGCGACGGCGTGTTCGTGTACACCGGCGCCGCCCCGCAGACCGTCAAGGCCGGTGACGTCGTGCAGTTCACGGCCACCGTCAAGGAATTCAAGGGCGCGAGCGACAAGCTGCCCGGCACCGGCACGCAGCTCGACACGCTTCAGAACGTAAGCTTCTGCGGCACCACCACCGTGCCCGCGCCCGTCACGCTCAGCTTCCCGCTCGCGAACGCCAGCGACCTCGAACGGTACGAGGGCATGCGTGTGACCATCCCCACCCCCCTGACCGTCACGGACAACTACACCCTCGGCCGCTACGGCGAGCTGGGCCTCAGCAGCGGCGGGCGCGTGTTCAACCCCACCAACGGCCAGCCCGGCACCGTGGACGCCGCGCGGCGCACCATCCGCCTCGACGACCTGAACACCGCCCAGAACCCCGCGAGCGTTCCGTACCTCACGGGCAGTGACGTCACCGCCACGCGCCGCACCGGCGACACCGTCACCGGCCTGACCGGCGTCGTGCACTACGCGAACGACGCGTACAAGATTCAGCCCACCACGGCCCCAGTGTTCGAGAGCGCCAACCCCCGTCAGGACACGCCCAAAGCGGTCGGCGGCACCCTGAAGGTCGCGGGCGCGAACGTCCTGAATTACTTCACGACGTTCGGCAGCAACGACCGCGGCGCGAACAGCGCGTACGAGTTCGCGCGTCAGAAAGCCAAGATCGTCGCCGCCCTCAAGGGCCTCGACGCGGACGTCGTCACGCTCATGGAAATCCAGAACGACAGCGACGCCGCCCTGAACGACCTCACGGGCGCCCTGAACGCCGCGTACGGCCAGAACGTGTACGCCGCGCTGTCCACCGGTAAGGTCGGCACGGACGCCATCCGCGTCGCCATGATCTACAAGCCCGCCCGCGTGACCCTGGTGGGGGCGCCGCGCATCGACCAGAACAGCGTGTATTCCCGGCCACCCGTCGCGCAGACCTTCCGCGACCTGAGCAGCGGCGGCACCTTCACGGTCATCGCCAACCACTTCAAGAGCAAGGGCAGCTGCCCGAACAGTGGCGACACCGACAACGGTCAGGGCTGCTGGAACACCCTGCGCGTCCAGCAGGCCCAGGCGGTCCTCGCGTTCGCGGAACAGCTGCGCGCCAGCACCGGCGACCCGGACGTCCTGATCATGGGGGACCTGAACGCCTACGGCGACGAGGACCCCATCCGCACGCTCGTGGCGGGCGGCTTCGAGAGCCTCAACAAACGCATCCCCGCCGAGGACCGCTACAGCTACCAGTTCAGCGGCCAGTTCGGGTACCTCGACCACGCCCTCGCCAGCACCGCCCTCGCGGGGCAGGTCACGGGCATCACCGAGTGGCACATCAACAGCGACGAGCCGGTGTTCCTCGACTACAACGTCGAATTCAAGAACAACCCTGAGTGCAAGAGCACGACCTGCACCACGCCCGACCTGTACGCCCCCACGGCGTTCCGCGCGAGCGACCACGACCCCGTCCTTGTCGGCCTGAACCTCACGGCGGACAGCGCCGAACAGCCGCTCGGCGTGACCCTCAGCGCCCCCGGCACCGCCACGACCGGCCAGGCGTACACCGTGACGGTGAGCGCGCCAGGGAACCCCAGCAGCGTCCAGGTCAATTGGGGTGACGGCGCCACCGATACCCTCACCGGCGGCGCGACGACCGCCACGCACACCTACGCCACCGCAGGCACGTACACCGTGACGGCCACCGCCGAACGCGACGGCACCACCAGGACCGCCGCCAGCACCGTGACGGTCACCGACGCGACCACGCCCACGCCGAGCGGGCACGTGGTCATCAGCCAGGTGGCGACCGCCGGTCCAGCCGGCGCGAGCGACGAGTACATCGAGCTGTACAACCCGACCAGCGCGAACGTGAACCTGAGCGGCTGCAAACTGGTGTACCGCTCGGCGGCCGGCACGTCCGACACGAACCTCAGTGCGGCGCTCAGCGCGAACCTGCCCGCCGGGAAGTACTGGCTGGCGGCAGGCAGCGCCTACCCGGGCACGGCCGACGCGAAATTCTCCGCCGGACTGTCCGCCACGGCCGGCGGCGTGGCCCTGATCTGCAACGACGCCGTTGTGGACAGCGTCGGGTACGGCACGGCCACCAACGCCTTCGTGGAGGGCGCGGCGGCGCC encodes:
- a CDS encoding tRNA (adenine(22)-N(1))-methyltransferase, which encodes MTLDARLEAAAQFIRAAVHADIGSDHAALPVALLTSGRVERAVIVEKTEGPLRNARAAVARAGLTDRCEVREGDGLAPLTPGEVESASMTGMGVRTMLGVLARAGDRLPPALVLQPNDDAAPLRAWARAQAYHLRGEALAPGFWTYPVLHLRRAEGPDPAYEGVPGALAERFGPHLLRARDPQLLAVLERQRARLAPLTAHARADVLRHLSDVQSALAWMHT
- a CDS encoding ExeM/NucH family extracellular endonuclease — encoded protein: MLNFSHAATRRAAPYALLTGALLLSACGQQAPAPTTGSTTTSVRLLSIPTQVKLVTLDVTGKDSSTQNDSRTYTATLEGGVASINLSNVAKGAYTLVARGYDDADRQVTLYKTTVDVNLKDATPVVLRMNRVTSAITVNALGLSSKSDVVIARVGGLEARLNVQGTTATGTVQGVPSGRDLSVLVQGLDQSGAVQQQGNATTILSESDVTTSVTLKDVAAPAPTITAVTAPESVKKNDPFSVRVQAQGDGLAGARVEWGDGSSDTYPLTGSVLDATYTHVFSAPGARNVSVTVTNASGTSGRAVRTVNVIDTTDTPVSIDLGADITPATLEVTGVPAGAQRVNATVTAPVGAQALRRQDLKRGYTLELIPRANGTWSATLGLPAGFTYGVTYRAISADGTGTDGSTQSVTPTLGQPNVFSAPFTASGSVSCPAPGGTLTTIGAVQGSGATSPLVGQGVTVRGIVTLDAQSGLRGFYLQDLMPDANPDTSDGVFVYTGAAPQTVKAGDVVQFTATVKEFKGASDKLPGTGTQLDTLQNVSFCGTTTVPAPVTLSFPLANASDLERYEGMRVTIPTPLTVTDNYTLGRYGELGLSSGGRVFNPTNGQPGTVDAARRTIRLDDLNTAQNPASVPYLTGSDVTATRRTGDTVTGLTGVVHYANDAYKIQPTTAPVFESANPRQDTPKAVGGTLKVAGANVLNYFTTFGSNDRGANSAYEFARQKAKIVAALKGLDADVVTLMEIQNDSDAALNDLTGALNAAYGQNVYAALSTGKVGTDAIRVAMIYKPARVTLVGAPRIDQNSVYSRPPVAQTFRDLSSGGTFTVIANHFKSKGSCPNSGDTDNGQGCWNTLRVQQAQAVLAFAEQLRASTGDPDVLIMGDLNAYGDEDPIRTLVAGGFESLNKRIPAEDRYSYQFSGQFGYLDHALASTALAGQVTGITEWHINSDEPVFLDYNVEFKNNPECKSTTCTTPDLYAPTAFRASDHDPVLVGLNLTADSAEQPLGVTLSAPGTATTGQAYTVTVSAPGNPSSVQVNWGDGATDTLTGGATTATHTYATAGTYTVTATAERDGTTRTAASTVTVTDATTPTPSGHVVISQVATAGPAGASDEYIELYNPTSANVNLSGCKLVYRSAAGTSDTNLSAALSANLPAGKYWLAAGSAYPGTADAKFSAGLSATAGGVALICNDAVVDSVGYGTATNAFVEGAAAPAPSSTQAIFRANGADTDNNKADFQAAARNPRTSSH